In Haliaeetus albicilla chromosome 18, bHalAlb1.1, whole genome shotgun sequence, one genomic interval encodes:
- the ADGRF5 gene encoding adhesion G protein-coupled receptor F5 isoform X1: protein MPSPITAGLHCLFLLVTACCQTSQDSNFHPFIQYITDSVLGEESFQSEMQRQKRNVLIFDLRPLEYTVDIEVSLMDSCFLEPVKEYFKKLSLPISTNISNVEMTVSKIDITTVCLLSGENKSCCSCEKGYAWPSAVCGDLITCPSVSLAPDLPCSYVMEKPFCGPYCEPQTEDLCAIGEPIIMNMSVRLNKSSTVYWHNLTDPSSESYKKYKADLEKAFNASYRCLPGFVSATVTGFRPGSVFVNYEVKAGAASFDQIANSNKIVPQFLDAWYQLDQATFTMKITDQTNFTVSPVDIFEGDTVRLTCQINSTSQNVTWYYRDQIISTGLQYSINVSTKTSWSTLEIINITMKDNGTYGCSFTKSNNFHTLIYKATKPIVVSPLHITPNVNNMSVVCNSPEVQTNSPLLSCCIDRHIPSLTGDWKVNGAINITGVSIFRGNCTEYKLNINESVCPPEMSGTVTTYTCELRTGHGARHSQNISVMYLQAARVTISSSINSFISEGHPFNLTCESDMSNYDSISWKIRSADRIKTVDCDTCIKNSNFSAMSVLTVQTATQDWNGTYICTFSQKYLESSANVTIEVISLPLKQNILIKPIAASIPCEVQQALECCISADTAENYSVTFVVQENKFKVGKNLKRNLNCYVHNYREIECSKEKKLMAYCKFMNHIGQQVNSENITLHLIPGKEVSCSDSLGIGVEGATLIMPCTLNNSDYSGTRGNATYKCSNKEWKLARNDCLSETISNLLTQAESLVNSPDAKARLPAYLEELKKKTESQQNIINTSPANLGAIVNILYMVSSIPACAKELVIENFLSTMDFIVADSTAGVWEDLNKEDIPKSSLLLQSVENFAQLLQPVNNAIPSVFANSLQLQGIVVTENNNSCYNKSFHSTENLAASVFIGENEIQTLPQNSTVVSVMYSTLGNILPRNGTKCVNSLLITTTVSSNRSQKFNINMTFAKKNSSLKMPQCVFWNFALNKRRVRWDTHGCTPTEGEDYVICYCSHLTSFSILMSPDKPSQAIYMPALYITYIGLAISILSLVACIIIESLVWKYVTNNTTSYMRHICILNIATSLLIADIWFIVTASINDQNQQMSRGICFVATFFIHLFYLCVLFWMLSLGLILFYRLVFILHNTSKTAQKAVAFCLGYGCPFVIAVITIAVTLPRSSYTRKDVCWLNWKDSKAFLAFAIPALIIVATNLFITAVVIIKILRPTIGDRSNKQERNSLFQIGKSVAILTPLLGLTWGFGLATVIKNSHEAFHILFVLLNALQGLFILVFGTLWDKKIQEGLLKRNSMSKWSSQQTKSSSLILVTPMLAMSYPFSRTFNNLCGKTGKYRVSSSEPSSSSSENTSKSYSLLN, encoded by the exons ATGCCATCCCCAATTACTGCAGGTCTCCACTGCCTATTTCTACTGGTCACAGCATGTTGCCAGACATCACAGGACTCAAACTTTCATCCATTCATCCAATACATA aCTGACAGCGTGCTAGGAGAGGAAAGCTTCCAGTCAGAGATGCAAAGGCAGAAGCGAAACG TACTTATTTTTGACCTTCGCCCTCTAGAGTACACCGTTGACATTGAAGTAAGCCTTATGGATTCATGTTTTCTGGAGCCAGTCAAAGAGTATTTCAAAAAACTTAGTCTTCCAATTTcaacaaatatttcaaatgtagAAATGACAGTTTCAAAGATCGACATTACAACAG TCTGTCTGCTCAGCGGTGAGAACAAGAGCTGTTGTTCTTGTGAAAAAGGATATGCCTGGCCAAGTGCAGTGTGCGGTGACTTGATAACCTGCCCTTCTGTCAGCCTAGCACCCGACCTGCCCTGCAGCTACGTGATGGAAAAGCCTTTTTGCGGGCCTTACTGTGAGCCTCAGACTGAAG actTATGTGCTATTGGAGAGCCCATTATAATGAATATGTCAGTCAGGCTGAATAAGTCAAGCACAGTCTATTGGCATAATCTCACAGATCCTTCTTCTGAATCatacaaaaaatacaaagctgaCCTTGAAAAAGCG TTTAATGCTAGCTACAGATGTTTACCAGGCTTTGTATCAGCAACAGTAACTGGCTTCAG GCCTGGAAGTGTTTTTGTGAACTATGAAGTAAAAGCAGGAGCAGCAAGCTTCGATCAGATAGCAAATTCCAACAAAATTGTACCACAGTTTCTAGATGCATGGTACCAGCTAGACCAAGCTACCTTCACAATGAAAATAACTG ATCAAACAAACTTCACTGTGAGTCCTGTTGACATTTTTGAAGGGGATACAGTAAGACTGACATGTCAGATAAATTCAACATCTCAGAATGTGACTTGGTATTACAGAGATCAGATCATCTCAACCGGCTTGCAGTATTCGATAAACGTTTCAACAAAAACCTCATGGTCAACTCTTGAAATTATCAACATTACAATGAAGGATAATG GTACCTATGGGTGCTCTTTCACAAAGAGCAATAATTTTCACACACTGATCTACAAGGCCACAAAACCAATAGTAGTCTCTCCACTACACATCACTCCGAACGTAAACAACATGAGTGTTGTATGCAACAGCCCTGAAGTGCAGACAAACAGTCCTCTGCTGTCCTGCTGTATTGACAGACACATACCATCACTTACCGGTGACTGGAAAGTAAATGGAGCAATCAATATTACAG GAGTCTCCATTTTCCGTGGAAACTGCACTGAATACAAGCTCAACATCAATGAGTCGGTATGCCCACCTGAGATGTCAGGTACAGTGACAACATATACATGTGAGCTGCGGACTGGACATGGTGCCAGGCACAGTCAAAACATCAGCGTAATGTACCTCCAGGCAG CCAGAGTAACAATATCTTCAAGTATAAACTCATTCATTTCCGAGGGACATCCATTCAATCTGACGTGTGAAAGTGATATGAGCAATTACGACAGTATCAGTTGGAAAATCCGGTCTGCAGATAGAATAAAAACGGTGGACTGTGATACGTGCATCAAGAATAGCAACTTTTCAGCCATGTCTGTGCTCACAGTGCAGACTGCCACACAGGACTGGAACG GCACCTACATCTGCACCTTCTCCCAGAAGTACTTGGAGAGTTCTGCCAATGTGACAATCGAGGTTATTTCCTTGCCTCTGAAGCAGAACATCCTGATAAAACCCATTGCAGCATCGATACCCTGCGAAGTACAACAAGCCCTTGAATGCTGCATAAGTGCTGACACCGCGGAAAATTACAGTGTTACATTTGTGgttcaagaaaataaatttaaagttg ggaaaaatttaaaaagaaatttgaattGCTACGTGCACAATTACAGAGAAATAGAatgcagcaaagagaaaaagctcATGGCATATTGCAAGTTTATGAACCACATTGGACAGCAAGTCAACAGTGAAAATATAACTCTGCACCTGATACCTG GTAAGGAAGTTTCCTGCTCAGACAGCCTTGGCATTGGAGTAGAAGGGGCCACGTTAATAATGCCATGTACGTTAAATAATTCAGATTATTCAGGCACCCGAGGCAATGCAACTTACAAGTGCTCCAACAAGGAATGGAAACTTGCAAGGAATGACTGCCTGTCTGAAACAATAAGCAACCTGCTGACTCAGGCCGAG TCCTTGGTCAACAGTCCTGATGCAAAAGCACGCCTACCTGCATACCTTGAAGAGCttaagaaaaagacagaaagtcAGCAAAACATAATAAACACTTCTCCTGCAAACCTAGGTGCAATTGTTAACATCCTGTATATGGTGTCCTCTATCCCAGCATGTGCAAAGGAGCTCGTAATTGAa AATTTCCTCTCCACAATGGACTTTATTGTTGCTGATTCCACAGCTGGAGTTTGGGAAGACCTGAATAAAGAGGACATACCCAAAAGTTCTTTGTTACTGCAGTCGGTAGAAAATTTTGCCCAGCTCCTCCAACCAGTTAATAATGCCATTCCTTCTGTCTTTGCAAACTCCCTTCAGCTACAAGGTATAGTGGTCACAGAAAATAACAACTCTTGTTATAACAAGAGCTTCCACAGTACAGAAAACCTCGCAGCTAGCGTGTTCATTGGTGAAAATGAGATACAGACTCTACCCCAAAATTCAACCGTTGTCAGTGTGATGTACTCAACACTTGGAAATATTCTGCCCCGGAATGGGACCAAGTGTGTGAACAGCTTACTGATAACAACAACTGTGAGCAGCAACAGAAGTCAGAAGTTCAATATTAATATgacatttgcaaagaaaaactcATCTCTAAAGATGCCCCAATGTGTCTTTTGGAACTTCGCACTGAACAAACGTAGGGTGCGCTGGGATACTCATGGTTGCACGCCCACAGAGGGAGAAGATTATGTCATTTGCTACTGCAGTCACTTGACATCATTCTCCATTCTGATGTCACCTGATAAACCCTCCCAGGCAATTTATATGCCTGCACTTTATATTACCTACATTGGCTTGGCCATTTCAATCTTGAGTTTGGTGGCCTGCATTATAATTGAATCCTTAGTCTGGAAATACGTGACAAACAACACAACCTCCTATATGCGCCACATCTGTATACTCAACATAGCTACATCACTCTTGATTGCTGACATTTGGTTCATTGTCACTGCCTCCATCAATGACCAAAACCAACAGATGAGCAGAGGCATCTGTTTTGTGGCCACCTTTTTCATCCATTTATTCTACCTGTGTGTCCTTTTCTGGATGCTCAGCCTGGGCCTCATTCTTTTCTACAGACTGGTCTTCATCCTACATAACACAAGCAAGACCGCTCAGAAAGCGGTGGCATTCTGCCTGGGATACGGGTGCCCCTTTGTCATTGCAGTCATCACCATCGCTGTCACACTGCCAAGGAGCAGTTACACCAGAAAGGATGTCTGTTGGCTCAACTGGAAGGACAGCAAAGCTTTCTTGGCCTTCGCCATACCTGCCCTGATCATTGTGGCCACGAATTTGTTCATCACTGCAGTTgttataataaaaatactgaggCCAACTATTGGGGATAGGTCAAACAAGCAGGAGAGGAACTCGTTGTTTCAGATTGGCAAAAGTGTGGCCATCCTGACACCACTGTTAGGCCTCACCTGGGGATTTGGCCTTGCCACCGTCATCAAAAACAGCCATGAAGCTTTCCACATCCTCTTTGTTCTGCTGAATGCTCTGCAG GGGTTATTCATTTTGGTGTTTGGGACACTCTGGGACAAGAAG atACAAGAAGGCCTGCTGAAGAGGAATTCAATGTCCAAATGGAGTTCACAGCAAACAAAG